Proteins encoded within one genomic window of Enterococcus haemoperoxidus ATCC BAA-382:
- a CDS encoding SPFH domain-containing protein, protein MEEKKTFHVNGYIALVVLIILIVIGGYCFYVGVTNETFGMITIGLVLWTISALFLSSLTIVSPNQAKAILFFGQYLGTIKENGLFVTTPLTQKINVSLKVRNFNSSLLKVNDSDGNPVEISAVVVFKVVDTAKALFDVDRYQDFIEIQSETAIRHIATQYPYDTFNDDDLTLRGNTTEVSEEMAKELQERLAVAGVEVIETRLNHLAYATEIASAMLQRQQAKAILSARQIIVEGAVSMTQMALEQIEDGQEINFTDDRKVQLINNLLVSIITDKGTQPVINTGDVHER, encoded by the coding sequence TTGGAAGAGAAAAAAACGTTTCATGTTAATGGGTATATTGCGTTGGTTGTATTGATTATCTTAATCGTAATTGGAGGATATTGCTTTTATGTTGGTGTTACAAATGAAACGTTTGGGATGATTACGATTGGTTTAGTATTGTGGACAATTTCAGCTTTATTTTTAAGCTCATTAACAATCGTTAGTCCAAATCAAGCAAAAGCCATCTTATTTTTTGGGCAATACTTAGGTACAATCAAAGAGAATGGCTTGTTTGTGACAACACCTTTAACTCAAAAAATCAACGTTTCATTAAAAGTGCGTAACTTTAATAGCTCGTTGTTAAAAGTAAATGATTCAGATGGAAATCCTGTTGAAATTTCTGCAGTTGTTGTATTTAAAGTCGTCGATACAGCTAAAGCCTTGTTCGATGTGGATCGCTATCAAGATTTTATAGAAATCCAAAGTGAAACGGCCATTCGCCACATTGCGACACAATATCCCTATGATACGTTCAATGATGACGATTTGACCTTACGTGGAAATACAACTGAAGTTTCAGAAGAAATGGCAAAAGAATTACAAGAACGTTTAGCTGTTGCTGGAGTTGAAGTCATTGAAACACGCTTAAACCATTTAGCATATGCGACAGAAATCGCTAGTGCTATGCTACAAAGACAACAAGCCAAAGCAATCTTATCTGCACGACAAATCATTGTTGAAGGTGCGGTATCCATGACACAAATGGCTCTGGAACAAATTGAAGACGGACAAGAAATCAACTTTACTGATGATCGCAAAGTTCAGTTGATCAACAATCTTCTAGTATCGATCATTACAGATAAAGGAACCCAACCAGTTATCAATACTGGAGATGTTCACGAAAGATAG
- a CDS encoding sensor histidine kinase has translation MMGKISRQMLSLYAACSTFIVVLLTLFSYFHSIKQKNWMLELLQRKVFYIPLIFHMLLISLLVGLSTFLLVSIVQKAQYGRIEEKLRLLARGSYENPVLAKSVAHASNDQYIGEVDQDISKIRTKLLEMSKELQLLNSRPQLMDGETKEEILEEERHRLARELHDSVSQQLFAAMMMLSALNEQAQRSETPEMFRKQLVTVTDIINASQSEMRALLLHLRPVSLEGKSLRKGIEQLLKELQTKIKIELTWDVEDVHLNNSIEDHLFRIVQELLSNTLRHAKAQELEVYLHQVDKNVLLRLVDDGVGFDMSENDNKAGSYGLKNIRERVAGMGGIVKIISFKGQGTSVEIKVPVIKEEITSDQSNVSG, from the coding sequence ATGATGGGTAAGATTTCTCGACAGATGCTTTCTTTATATGCTGCTTGCAGCACGTTTATTGTTGTTTTACTTACACTATTTTCATATTTTCATTCGATTAAACAGAAAAATTGGATGTTGGAATTACTTCAAAGGAAAGTATTTTATATTCCTTTGATTTTCCATATGCTGTTGATTTCCCTTTTAGTGGGCTTATCAACGTTTTTACTCGTATCTATTGTACAAAAAGCACAATATGGTAGAATTGAAGAAAAACTACGGTTATTAGCCAGAGGTAGCTACGAAAATCCAGTCTTGGCTAAGAGTGTAGCACATGCTAGTAATGATCAGTATATTGGAGAAGTCGACCAAGATATTTCAAAAATCAGAACAAAATTATTAGAAATGTCGAAAGAATTGCAATTATTGAATAGTCGTCCGCAACTGATGGACGGAGAAACCAAAGAAGAGATTTTAGAAGAAGAACGTCATAGACTTGCCAGAGAGCTTCATGATTCAGTCAGCCAACAACTATTTGCTGCAATGATGATGTTATCGGCATTAAATGAGCAAGCACAACGAAGTGAGACGCCAGAAATGTTTCGCAAACAATTGGTGACAGTAACAGACATCATCAATGCATCTCAATCTGAGATGCGTGCGTTGTTACTGCATCTACGTCCAGTAAGTTTGGAAGGTAAAAGTTTACGTAAAGGAATCGAGCAGTTGTTAAAAGAACTGCAAACAAAAATAAAAATCGAGTTAACTTGGGATGTTGAAGATGTACATTTAAATAACAGTATTGAAGATCATCTTTTTAGGATCGTCCAAGAGCTACTCTCCAACACGCTGCGGCATGCCAAAGCACAAGAACTAGAGGTTTATCTGCATCAAGTAGATAAAAATGTATTATTGCGTTTGGTGGACGACGGTGTTGGTTTTGATATGAGTGAAAATGATAATAAAGCCGGTAGTTATGGCTTAAAAAATATCCGTGAACGCGTAGCGGGCATGGGCGGTATTGTTAAGATAATCAGCTTTAAAGGACAAGGAACAAGCGTAGAGATCAAAGTGCCTGTGATAAAGGAGGAAATAACAAGTGATCAAAGTAATGTTAGTGGATGA
- the liaF gene encoding cell wall-active antibiotics response protein LiaF produces MNNPWRFFIVVEALLFILALWQIIHNPGLAVVLVLGILSAVYALKKVHRSNFNNFQLVLGVILILIGVMNSPAFWLMLVFGVLFIGLKGVEIAGVDITQRAPWRKKQMIMVETTNVESKSGRRFKRPWFANERIGSNVYEWDDINIDVLSGDTIVDLGNTLLPKDDSIIIIRKGFGRTRILVPLGVAVTLEHSTFYGNVNFEEEKYHLKNESLKVYSNDFDTNNRRLKIITNTLVGDLEVIRV; encoded by the coding sequence ATGAATAACCCATGGCGTTTTTTTATCGTAGTAGAAGCATTACTTTTTATATTAGCCTTATGGCAAATTATACATAACCCAGGCTTAGCAGTCGTATTAGTATTGGGTATCTTGAGTGCTGTTTATGCACTAAAAAAAGTTCATCGTAGCAATTTTAATAATTTTCAATTAGTGCTAGGCGTTATTCTGATTTTGATTGGGGTAATGAATAGTCCAGCATTTTGGTTAATGTTAGTATTTGGCGTTTTATTTATTGGCCTAAAAGGTGTAGAAATCGCAGGCGTTGATATTACTCAGCGCGCACCTTGGAGGAAGAAACAAATGATTATGGTGGAGACGACGAATGTTGAATCCAAAAGCGGACGTCGTTTTAAACGTCCATGGTTTGCTAATGAACGGATTGGTAGTAATGTTTATGAATGGGATGACATCAATATAGATGTTCTATCAGGTGACACGATCGTTGATTTAGGGAATACGTTATTGCCTAAAGATGATAGCATTATTATTATTCGTAAAGGCTTTGGCCGTACAAGAATTCTAGTTCCACTAGGCGTTGCCGTAACCCTAGAACATTCGACTTTTTACGGAAATGTCAATTTTGAAGAAGAGAAATATCATCTGAAAAACGAATCATTAAAAGTCTATAGCAACGACTTTGATACAAACAATCGCCGCTTAAAAATCATTACAAATACATTAGTCGGGGATCTCGAGGTGATTCGTGTATGA
- the greA gene encoding transcription elongation factor GreA, whose translation MVEKVFPMTLEGKEKLEQELEELKTVKRKEIVERIKIARSFGDLSENSEYESAKDEQAFVEGKITTLENMIRFAQIIDNNGVDTDEVSIGKTVTFIELPDGDEEEYTIVGSAEADPFSGKISNDSPIAQALIGKKLNDQVAIATPGGDMQVRITKVG comes from the coding sequence ATGGTAGAAAAAGTATTTCCTATGACACTTGAAGGCAAAGAAAAATTGGAACAAGAACTTGAAGAATTAAAAACAGTTAAACGAAAAGAAATCGTTGAACGTATAAAAATCGCAAGAAGCTTTGGTGATTTATCAGAGAACTCAGAGTATGAGTCTGCCAAAGATGAACAAGCTTTTGTAGAAGGAAAAATCACTACTTTAGAAAATATGATTCGTTTTGCACAAATTATTGATAATAATGGCGTTGATACCGATGAAGTTTCAATTGGAAAAACAGTAACATTTATTGAGTTACCAGATGGTGATGAAGAAGAATACACTATTGTAGGTAGTGCTGAAGCAGATCCTTTTTCAGGTAAAATTTCAAATGATTCACCGATTGCACAAGCATTGATCGGTAAAAAATTAAACGATCAAGTTGCTATTGCAACTCCTGGTGGAGACATGCAAGTAAGAATCACAAAAGTTGGTTAA
- the mltG gene encoding endolytic transglycosylase MltG yields the protein MESYKKDDPDKRSRKKEDRIVSRIVLIVASVLILVIAIFSFTFYKYVNAGLQPLDKKDTKLVQVHIPEDSSNKKIANILEDSKVIKSGMVFNYYAKFKNLTDFQAGYYQMSPDMTLDEIGALLREGGTAEPTQLADGKVTIPEGFDIDKIGDAIEKNTDFKKDQFIELMKNQAFFDSMKEKYPELLGSAAEASNVRYRFEGYLFPATYDYYKEAKLEDFVDQMIAKTNSVVEPFIPMVHAKGMTIQQVLTLASLVEKEGVKEEDRKKISQVFFNRIAANMPLQSDISILYALGEHKELVTYKDLEVDSPYNLYKNTGYGPGPFDSPSEQSINAVLNPIQNNYLYFVADISTGNVYFAETYEQHQEFVDKYVNNSETENSE from the coding sequence ATGGAAAGCTATAAAAAAGATGATCCTGATAAACGCTCTAGAAAGAAAGAAGATCGTATCGTTAGTCGAATCGTGTTAATTGTTGCCTCAGTTTTGATACTGGTAATTGCAATTTTTAGTTTTACCTTTTATAAGTACGTCAATGCAGGTTTACAGCCTTTAGATAAAAAGGATACCAAACTGGTACAAGTCCACATTCCAGAGGACTCGTCTAATAAAAAGATTGCGAATATTCTAGAAGACAGCAAAGTAATCAAAAGCGGAATGGTCTTCAATTATTATGCAAAGTTTAAAAATCTGACTGATTTTCAGGCCGGCTACTATCAAATGTCACCTGATATGACACTAGATGAGATTGGAGCACTTTTAAGAGAAGGTGGAACAGCAGAACCAACACAATTAGCTGATGGTAAAGTAACGATACCAGAAGGTTTCGATATTGATAAGATCGGAGATGCAATTGAAAAAAATACCGATTTTAAGAAGGATCAATTTATTGAGTTGATGAAGAATCAAGCATTCTTTGACTCCATGAAGGAAAAATACCCAGAGTTGTTAGGAAGTGCGGCTGAAGCAAGTAATGTTCGTTACCGCTTTGAAGGGTATTTATTCCCTGCAACATATGATTATTACAAAGAGGCAAAATTAGAAGATTTTGTTGATCAAATGATTGCAAAAACCAATAGTGTGGTTGAACCGTTTATTCCAATGGTACACGCTAAAGGCATGACGATCCAACAAGTACTAACACTTGCTTCCTTGGTTGAAAAAGAAGGTGTGAAGGAAGAAGACCGCAAGAAGATTTCTCAAGTTTTCTTTAATCGAATTGCGGCTAATATGCCATTACAATCTGATATTTCTATTCTGTACGCATTAGGCGAACATAAAGAATTAGTGACGTATAAAGATTTAGAAGTGGATTCGCCGTATAATCTTTATAAAAATACTGGTTATGGACCCGGACCTTTTGATAGTCCTAGTGAACAATCAATTAATGCTGTTTTAAATCCAATCCAAAATAACTATCTTTATTTTGTTGCAGACATCTCCACTGGAAATGTTTATTTCGCTGAGACCTATGAACAACATCAAGAATTTGTGGATAAATATGTAAATAATTCAGAAACTGAAAATAGTGAATAA
- a CDS encoding potassium channel family protein, whose product MKQNFAIIGLGRFGGSICQTLIESGQEVLAIDSNEDRVNEYMNIATHAVVANAQDEATLRSLGIRNFDHVVVAIGEDIQASILVTLMVKEMGVPNVLAKAVNEYHARVLEKIGADLVVHPERDMGIRVAHKLVSRNILDYIELSSEVSLAEIRVSNPKFYGKTLGELNFRQRFGLTVVAIRRSKSEVIASPAAEEMVRENDNLLVVGETDDVDLLDEKMNE is encoded by the coding sequence ATGAAGCAAAATTTTGCAATTATCGGTCTAGGGAGATTCGGTGGAAGCATTTGTCAGACATTGATAGAATCTGGTCAAGAAGTTTTAGCTATTGATAGTAACGAAGATCGAGTGAATGAATACATGAATATAGCAACACATGCAGTTGTAGCGAATGCACAAGATGAGGCAACTTTGCGTTCATTAGGTATTCGTAACTTTGACCATGTCGTTGTTGCTATCGGTGAGGATATTCAAGCAAGTATTTTGGTCACTTTGATGGTTAAAGAAATGGGTGTGCCAAATGTTTTAGCTAAAGCTGTAAATGAATATCATGCAAGAGTTTTAGAAAAGATTGGTGCTGACCTAGTTGTCCATCCAGAACGAGATATGGGGATCAGGGTTGCACATAAATTAGTCTCTAGAAATATTTTAGATTACATTGAACTATCTAGTGAAGTATCTTTAGCAGAAATTCGTGTCTCTAATCCAAAATTTTATGGAAAAACATTAGGGGAGCTAAATTTTCGTCAACGCTTTGGATTAACGGTTGTTGCTATACGCCGTTCAAAATCTGAAGTAATCGCATCTCCAGCAGCCGAAGAGATGGTTAGAGAAAATGACAACTTGTTAGTTGTTGGTGAAACAGATGATGTCGATTTGTTGGATGAAAAAATGAACGAGTAA
- a CDS encoding HAD family hydrolase has translation MQYKTILFDLDGTITDSGEGIINSVRYALKKMNLEELNQTELYSFIGPPLDDSFKKLVQLSDHSTELAVSYYREYYQTKGMYENQVYKGIVEVLTALKQAGCNLYIATSKPEIYAKQILAHFDLESYFVGIYGASLDGARSKKADVIRYALKSAKITDLNESLMIGDRSHDIVGAKENGLSCMGVLYGFGDRAELESAGADYIAVTPEEIEEIILKE, from the coding sequence ATGCAATATAAAACAATTTTATTTGACTTAGATGGAACGATTACAGATTCTGGTGAAGGAATCATTAATTCTGTACGTTATGCTCTAAAGAAAATGAATTTAGAAGAGTTAAATCAAACAGAGCTTTATTCATTTATTGGCCCACCTTTAGACGATAGTTTTAAAAAATTAGTTCAGTTGTCTGACCATTCAACTGAACTTGCAGTAAGCTATTATCGTGAATATTATCAAACAAAAGGGATGTATGAAAACCAGGTATATAAAGGGATCGTAGAAGTACTGACCGCCTTAAAACAGGCTGGCTGTAACCTTTATATCGCAACATCTAAACCAGAAATTTATGCGAAACAAATTTTGGCTCATTTTGATCTAGAGAGCTATTTTGTTGGGATATATGGCGCTAGTTTAGATGGTGCTCGTTCGAAAAAAGCGGATGTTATAAGATATGCACTGAAATCAGCCAAAATCACCGATTTAAACGAGTCACTGATGATTGGTGACCGTAGTCATGATATAGTCGGTGCAAAAGAAAATGGCCTGTCTTGTATGGGAGTTCTATACGGATTCGGTGATCGAGCAGAGTTAGAAAGTGCTGGAGCTGATTATATTGCTGTCACTCCTGAAGAGATAGAAGAAATAATTTTAAAAGAATAG
- a CDS encoding cupin domain-containing protein has protein sequence MKKNQNYWIKHLKLVPHPEGGYFKQVLKSEHYLNVTSEKVRPYYTSIYFLLTQGNPSHFHRLASDEVWYYHSGSALSIHLLHPNGQYEKIQLGTDIVKGEVLQAVVPKNVIFGSSVEENGEFSLVSCMVSPGFDYQDFELFTKQQLHTLYPDHQDIIDQLAYDQLPE, from the coding sequence ATGAAAAAAAATCAGAATTACTGGATTAAACACCTTAAATTAGTGCCACATCCAGAGGGTGGTTATTTTAAGCAAGTATTAAAATCTGAACACTATTTGAACGTAACTTCCGAGAAAGTTCGTCCCTACTATACAAGTATCTATTTTCTATTAACACAGGGGAATCCTTCTCATTTTCATCGTTTAGCTTCTGACGAAGTCTGGTATTACCATTCTGGTTCCGCTTTAAGTATTCATTTGTTACACCCAAATGGTCAGTATGAAAAGATTCAATTAGGAACAGATATAGTAAAAGGAGAGGTCTTACAGGCAGTTGTACCTAAAAATGTGATTTTTGGTTCAAGTGTTGAGGAGAACGGAGAGTTTTCTTTAGTAAGTTGTATGGTTTCTCCTGGATTTGATTATCAAGATTTTGAATTATTTACTAAGCAACAATTGCATACACTCTATCCAGATCACCAGGATATTATTGATCAATTAGCTTACGATCAGCTACCGGAGTGA
- a CDS encoding helix-turn-helix domain-containing protein, giving the protein MLENILLDDVAQRKLSVFNQLLGSTNGTYSIHYFEQFTDFSYARLNSLFSEIHDDLKEKQGLELLNDQGKVHIDVSKLRDIPYSQFLFRKSLPYKFLLATILENNYTIEDFCRDHFISRASVIRRLQPLINYLKDFDIQLNCSKLQLTGKENLIRIVYLNFFWIASYGEDLFLALDETKRGFDLFDEADHQWMTYTEPREWYLLTTISQLRIQKKHVIIEPPFKQLAFPTVNISFIKKLKKLNLPQEFIERESTFLSFMMFYWNIYFYADDPRIVYVKEYMNSEQQPLGDLIERFEEFYLPLFSEKKLSNDERELLNTNIFTTCLNHSVLEDSLPLTINFMETCIKEQNPLYTPLSEKVRAFLKEIILKPEFIWIKNCLEDLVYICSFLLLPFYERSNPKYQLNVGIILSPNAIFLQSLFDFLEQISFLTVSFVSSTSEEDYDFYIATSKLLIPDRIIHNGNFQVIPLSPALDYQVGLIDTLHKQYTAKSFSLAD; this is encoded by the coding sequence TGACGATGTTGCCCAACGCAAACTCAGCGTTTTTAACCAATTATTAGGCAGCACAAACGGTACATATAGCATTCATTATTTTGAGCAATTCACAGATTTTTCATACGCTCGATTAAACTCTTTATTTTCTGAAATACATGATGACCTCAAAGAAAAGCAAGGACTTGAGTTACTGAATGACCAAGGAAAAGTACATATCGATGTATCAAAGCTACGTGACATTCCATATTCGCAATTTTTATTTCGAAAAAGTTTACCTTATAAATTTTTACTTGCAACAATTTTAGAGAACAATTACACAATAGAAGATTTTTGTAGGGACCATTTCATTAGTCGAGCTTCTGTTATTAGAAGACTTCAACCTCTAATTAATTATTTAAAGGATTTTGATATCCAATTAAACTGTTCCAAACTTCAGCTTACTGGAAAAGAAAATTTGATTCGCATTGTTTATTTAAACTTCTTTTGGATTGCATCTTATGGAGAAGATCTTTTTTTAGCGTTAGATGAAACAAAAAGAGGCTTTGATTTATTCGATGAAGCCGACCATCAATGGATGACCTATACAGAACCTAGAGAGTGGTATTTGCTGACGACAATCTCTCAATTACGGATTCAGAAGAAACATGTTATCATTGAACCGCCATTTAAACAATTGGCTTTTCCTACTGTAAATATATCCTTTATTAAAAAACTAAAAAAATTAAATTTGCCTCAAGAATTCATAGAACGAGAATCTACTTTTCTTTCTTTTATGATGTTTTATTGGAATATTTATTTTTATGCAGATGATCCAAGAATTGTCTATGTAAAAGAGTATATGAATAGTGAGCAACAGCCTTTAGGTGATTTAATTGAGCGATTTGAAGAATTTTATCTACCATTGTTCTCAGAAAAAAAACTATCTAATGATGAGAGAGAGTTACTGAATACTAATATTTTTACGACATGCTTAAATCACTCTGTATTAGAAGACTCACTACCGCTTACTATCAACTTTATGGAGACTTGTATAAAAGAACAAAATCCTTTATATACCCCTCTTTCTGAAAAAGTTAGAGCTTTCTTGAAAGAGATTATTTTAAAACCTGAATTTATTTGGATAAAAAACTGTTTAGAAGACCTAGTCTACATTTGTTCATTTTTACTACTCCCTTTTTATGAACGGAGCAATCCTAAATATCAATTGAATGTGGGCATTATCTTATCACCAAATGCTATTTTTCTGCAGTCTCTTTTCGATTTTTTAGAACAAATTTCATTTCTCACTGTCTCGTTTGTTTCTTCAACTTCTGAGGAAGACTACGATTTTTACATAGCAACGTCAAAACTTTTAATACCTGATAGAATAATACATAATGGGAATTTCCAAGTCATCCCATTATCTCCTGCATTAGATTATCAAGTGGGGTTGATTGATACGTTACATAAACAATATACAGCAAAATCTTTTTCTTTAGCTGATTGA
- the nox gene encoding H2O-forming NADH oxidase, with translation MSKTKTVIVGANHAGIAAANTLLDTYPDQEVVMIDRNTNLSYLGCGTALWVGRQIESYENLFYTNKEAFEAKGAKIYMETAAESIDFAEKIVHCKKHNGEEFTESYDKLILATGSAPINPNIPGRDLKNVEFLKLFQDGQTVDAAMAKEEVETVAVIGAGYIGVEIAEAAKRRGKNVLLFDAEQRCLPNYYDQWFTDDMDKVLADNGIELHYNELAKEYKGTEKVESIVTDKGEYAVDLVINAIGFRPNNSLGKEHLTLFDNGAYLVNLHQQTGDPDVYAVGDCATIFSNAVQQTTYIALATNAVRSGIVAAHNVGGTPLESIGVQGSNGISIFGYHMVSTGLTVQESEKLGLKIKYTEFEDLQKPGFMKENNKVKIRIVYEEDSRRIVGAQMASYEDISMGIHMFSLAIEEKVTIDKLKLLDIFFLPHFNQPYNYITMAALSAE, from the coding sequence ATGAGCAAAACAAAAACAGTTATTGTAGGTGCTAATCATGCAGGAATCGCTGCAGCAAACACATTGTTGGATACTTATCCAGATCAAGAAGTTGTAATGATCGATCGAAATACGAACCTTAGTTATTTAGGTTGCGGGACAGCGCTGTGGGTAGGACGTCAAATAGAATCTTACGAAAATTTATTTTATACGAACAAAGAAGCCTTTGAAGCAAAAGGGGCTAAAATTTATATGGAAACAGCGGCGGAAAGTATCGATTTTGCAGAAAAAATCGTTCATTGCAAAAAACATAATGGCGAAGAATTCACGGAAAGTTATGACAAGTTGATTTTAGCTACAGGATCAGCACCGATCAATCCAAATATTCCTGGAAGAGACTTAAAAAATGTTGAATTCTTAAAACTTTTCCAAGATGGTCAAACAGTAGATGCTGCTATGGCAAAAGAAGAAGTAGAGACAGTTGCGGTAATTGGAGCAGGGTATATCGGTGTTGAAATTGCGGAAGCTGCTAAACGCCGTGGTAAGAATGTTCTATTATTCGATGCAGAACAAAGATGTTTACCAAATTATTATGATCAATGGTTTACTGATGATATGGATAAAGTCTTAGCTGATAATGGGATTGAATTACATTACAATGAATTAGCGAAAGAATACAAAGGCACTGAAAAAGTTGAATCTATCGTGACAGATAAAGGTGAATATGCAGTAGACTTAGTTATCAATGCAATTGGATTTAGACCAAATAATAGCCTAGGCAAAGAGCATTTGACGTTATTTGATAATGGTGCTTATCTTGTTAATCTGCACCAACAAACAGGCGATCCGGATGTTTACGCGGTAGGAGATTGCGCAACGATTTTCTCAAATGCCGTACAGCAAACAACGTATATTGCTTTAGCAACAAACGCGGTTCGCTCAGGAATTGTCGCAGCGCATAACGTTGGCGGTACACCTTTGGAATCAATAGGTGTTCAAGGTTCAAACGGAATTTCAATTTTTGGTTATCATATGGTATCTACAGGACTTACCGTTCAAGAATCAGAAAAATTAGGATTGAAAATAAAATATACGGAATTTGAGGACTTACAAAAACCTGGATTCATGAAAGAGAATAATAAAGTAAAAATCAGAATTGTTTATGAAGAAGATTCCCGCCGTATCGTCGGAGCGCAGATGGCTTCTTATGAAGATATTTCCATGGGAATCCATATGTTCTCATTAGCAATCGAAGAAAAAGTGACGATTGACAAATTAAAATTACTCGACATCTTTTTCTTACCACACTTTAATCAACCCTATAATTATATTACGATGGCGGCACTTAGCGCTGAATAA
- a CDS encoding response regulator — protein sequence MIKVMLVDDHEMVRLGVSSYLSIQEDIEVVGEAENGQIGYEKALELRPDVILMDLVMDVMDGIESTKAILKDWPQARIIIVTSFIDDEKVYPAIEAGAAGYLLKTSTAHEIANAIRAISRGERVLEPEVTTKMMERLTKKQEPVLHEDLTNREHEILMLIAKGRSNQEIADELFITLKTVKTHVSNILAKLDVEDRTQAAIYAFQHGLAK from the coding sequence GTGATCAAAGTAATGTTAGTGGATGACCATGAAATGGTACGATTAGGTGTATCCTCTTATCTATCTATTCAAGAAGATATAGAAGTAGTTGGAGAAGCAGAGAACGGTCAAATAGGTTATGAAAAAGCTTTAGAATTACGACCTGATGTGATTTTAATGGACCTCGTTATGGATGTGATGGATGGAATCGAGTCAACGAAGGCTATTTTAAAAGATTGGCCACAAGCACGAATCATAATTGTTACTAGTTTTATTGACGATGAAAAAGTGTATCCTGCAATTGAAGCTGGAGCTGCTGGTTATCTATTGAAAACGTCGACTGCTCATGAAATTGCGAATGCTATTCGAGCAATATCGAGAGGAGAACGTGTCTTAGAACCAGAAGTAACGACTAAAATGATGGAACGTTTGACGAAAAAACAAGAACCAGTACTACATGAGGATTTAACGAATCGCGAACATGAAATTTTGATGTTGATAGCCAAAGGTCGTAGTAATCAGGAAATTGCAGATGAACTATTTATCACCCTTAAAACGGTTAAAACACATGTCTCAAATATCTTAGCAAAATTAGATGTCGAAGACCGCACACAAGCAGCTATTTATGCGTTTCAACATGGATTGGCAAAATAA
- a CDS encoding HesB/YadR/YfhF family protein gives MKLTITPRAQQWFKDEIGVTSDSGIRFYGKIYGKTDVHEGFSIAMSVEAPDQPLVKEEIDGITYFIEETDDWFFKGYDLFVDYDEETDEPKYKFAENKEDLQQ, from the coding sequence ATGAAATTAACAATTACGCCGCGCGCGCAACAATGGTTCAAAGATGAGATAGGGGTTACTTCTGATAGTGGTATTCGCTTTTATGGCAAAATTTACGGCAAAACAGATGTCCATGAAGGTTTTTCTATCGCAATGTCTGTTGAAGCACCGGATCAGCCATTGGTCAAAGAAGAGATTGATGGAATTACTTATTTCATTGAAGAAACGGACGATTGGTTTTTTAAAGGGTACGATTTATTTGTAGATTATGATGAAGAAACAGACGAACCAAAATATAAATTCGCTGAAAATAAAGAAGACTTACAACAGTAG